A region of Pyxidicoccus parkwaysis DNA encodes the following proteins:
- a CDS encoding methyl-accepting chemotaxis protein encodes MSLLRRLTVRLKLMLLTVVILAAFVASHAVQASMLERFRVGGPVYAALASHARTYDTVQALLGELNAARAVLHLMLLPTSADREKQLQGQWEEVAEGVDARFAEALSATDAPDARLYLEDARGTWSGYGKALREQVFSAPHAQRVDSVAAFVDGAPGRRYARMTEQLEAAANSLRLRRSELERSAEASVASTRRALLGAGLVLGLLLWGVSVTVRRTITRPLQALVAAARQVDGGDLSTRFATDAQDELGQLSRVLGHTVARLRELLVSVQQAGLESAAAAEELAAAAEEQNRSVGRQADAVAQASAQAQEIRQTSDLAANQASEVLRSAEAADAVSRSGMEALAGSFKGIQDLHSQFDRMSGCVEDLARRSARVSAVTDLVRELAKQSDMLAINAAIEATRAGEKGLGFKVVATEIRSLADRSVRATADVREQLEATTEAVRAAVEITEQGRTHVQQGLGQVRTGETRLEELTRILQESSSGLRRIATAVEQQHQGVSQIFSAVRELSTTTHDAVNAVDAMRQSAEQLRSVTRRLTGSLSGFRL; translated from the coding sequence ATGTCGCTGCTGCGTCGCCTCACCGTCCGCCTCAAGCTGATGCTCCTCACCGTCGTCATCCTGGCCGCCTTCGTGGCGAGCCACGCGGTGCAGGCCTCCATGCTGGAGCGCTTCCGGGTGGGCGGCCCGGTGTACGCGGCGCTGGCGAGCCACGCCCGCACCTACGACACCGTGCAGGCCCTGCTGGGCGAGCTCAACGCGGCGCGCGCCGTCCTCCACCTCATGCTGCTGCCCACCTCGGCGGACCGGGAGAAGCAGCTCCAGGGACAATGGGAGGAGGTGGCCGAGGGTGTCGACGCGCGCTTCGCCGAGGCGCTCTCCGCGACGGACGCGCCCGACGCGCGACTGTACCTGGAGGACGCGCGAGGCACCTGGAGCGGGTACGGGAAGGCCCTGCGCGAGCAGGTCTTCTCCGCCCCGCATGCGCAGCGCGTGGACTCCGTCGCCGCCTTCGTGGACGGGGCGCCCGGCCGGCGCTACGCGCGGATGACGGAGCAGCTGGAGGCGGCGGCCAACAGCCTGCGCCTGCGCCGCAGCGAGCTGGAGCGCTCGGCGGAGGCCTCCGTCGCGAGCACGCGCCGGGCGCTCCTCGGCGCGGGGCTGGTGCTCGGGCTCCTCCTCTGGGGCGTCAGCGTCACGGTGCGCCGCACCATCACCCGCCCGCTGCAGGCGCTGGTGGCCGCCGCGCGGCAGGTGGACGGGGGCGACCTGTCCACCCGCTTCGCCACCGACGCGCAGGACGAGCTGGGCCAGCTGTCGCGCGTGCTCGGCCACACCGTGGCCCGCCTGCGCGAGCTGCTGGTGTCGGTGCAGCAGGCCGGCCTGGAGTCGGCCGCTGCGGCGGAGGAGCTCGCCGCGGCCGCCGAGGAGCAGAACCGCAGCGTCGGCCGGCAGGCGGACGCGGTGGCCCAGGCGAGCGCCCAGGCCCAGGAGATTCGACAGACGTCCGACCTGGCCGCGAACCAGGCCTCCGAGGTGCTGCGCTCCGCCGAGGCCGCGGACGCCGTGAGTCGCTCCGGCATGGAGGCACTGGCCGGCAGCTTCAAGGGCATCCAGGACCTCCACTCGCAGTTCGACCGCATGAGCGGCTGCGTGGAGGACCTCGCCCGGCGCAGCGCGCGCGTGTCCGCCGTCACCGACCTGGTGCGCGAGCTCGCGAAGCAGAGCGACATGCTGGCCATCAACGCCGCGATTGAGGCCACCCGCGCGGGCGAGAAGGGCCTGGGCTTCAAGGTGGTGGCCACGGAGATTCGCTCGCTCGCGGACCGCTCCGTGCGCGCCACCGCCGACGTGCGCGAGCAACTGGAGGCCACCACCGAAGCGGTGCGGGCCGCGGTGGAGATTACCGAGCAGGGCCGCACCCACGTGCAGCAGGGCCTGGGCCAGGTGCGCACCGGCGAGACGCGCCTGGAGGAGCTCACCCGCATCCTCCAGGAGTCCAGCAGCGGCCTGCGCCGCATCGCCACCGCGGTGGAGCAGCAGCACCAGGGCGTGAGCCAGATTTTCTCCGCCGTCCGCGAGCTCTCCACCACCACCCACGACGCCGTGAATGCCGTGGACGCCATGCGCCAGTCCGCCGAGCAACTGCGCAGCGTCACCCGCCGCCTCACCGGCTCCCTGTCCGGCTTCCGCCTCTAG
- a CDS encoding endo-1,3-alpha-glucanase family glycosylhydrolase — MYFFTKHTAALLLVPLLSLSCAGASDEPTRDADAPVTPKALDAAPSSLATVLVASGDTWRYLDTGVDLGTAWTADGFADGTWKQGPAPLGYGETDLGTTVSYGTSATAKYVTTYLRKSFTVEDASRVSALVVRFQRDDGVAVYLNGTEVLRDNLPGGTVGYRTLASATVAEPAEETTWLGQSLAPAALRTGTNVLAIELHQAAASSSDLRFDLELSATVEPAPSPVSSCYPFDMPAASVLRASPKKVFGFYYPIFPISIDNANPASDYWQGWMTPEARNGEYAPIGGLMRDRPLPRAPWADSAWRQRDFEVEVRRAIAAGLDGFIYEHPYRVSSDVRNNQLTTMLAAAAAVDPEFRIVLSPDFPTEATGTTDGLVTTIAGVANHPSVFKLNGSIVLASFAPERKPLSFWATLKERLAAQGISITYWPLLSYTGDTTKYADWNDLVAGYSTWGERTAASAENMRRWSVEAHRRGRYWMSPVAFEDVRHKLTDSVDSSRVYWEAQNSLTFRSQFEKAIEGDADQVTLLTLTDYTESWMTASQERGYVIMDWIAYYTTWFKLGRRPTLVRDALYYTHREHRTDAPYDTTRQTARAMKLRGGTVASNQVELLAFLKEPGQLVITQGSDVRTLDVASAGVTPFSVPMVPGTTPVFELRRNGVTVQRIQSATPILAQVAWQDMMYHAGGGRSCTRP, encoded by the coding sequence ATGTATTTCTTCACGAAACACACCGCTGCATTGTTGCTCGTTCCGCTGCTCTCCCTGTCCTGCGCGGGCGCATCCGACGAGCCCACGCGCGACGCCGACGCCCCGGTGACACCCAAAGCCCTGGACGCGGCCCCGTCCTCGCTGGCGACGGTGCTCGTCGCGTCCGGTGACACCTGGCGCTACCTGGACACGGGTGTGGACCTCGGCACGGCCTGGACGGCCGACGGCTTCGCGGACGGCACCTGGAAGCAGGGGCCCGCGCCGCTGGGCTATGGCGAGACGGACCTCGGCACCACGGTTTCGTATGGCACCAGCGCCACCGCCAAATACGTCACCACGTACCTGCGAAAGAGCTTCACCGTGGAGGACGCCTCGCGGGTCAGTGCGCTCGTCGTCCGCTTCCAGCGCGATGACGGAGTGGCCGTCTACCTCAACGGCACCGAGGTGCTTCGCGACAATCTGCCTGGCGGCACCGTGGGCTACCGCACCCTCGCGTCCGCCACCGTCGCGGAGCCGGCGGAGGAGACCACGTGGCTCGGGCAGTCCCTCGCGCCCGCGGCCCTGCGCACCGGCACCAACGTGCTCGCCATCGAGTTGCACCAGGCCGCGGCGAGCTCGTCGGACCTGCGCTTCGACCTGGAGTTGAGCGCCACCGTCGAGCCCGCGCCTTCGCCTGTCTCGTCCTGCTACCCCTTCGACATGCCCGCGGCGAGCGTCCTGCGTGCGTCACCCAAGAAGGTCTTCGGCTTCTACTACCCCATCTTCCCCATCTCGATTGACAACGCGAACCCGGCCTCCGACTACTGGCAGGGCTGGATGACGCCAGAGGCGCGCAACGGCGAGTACGCCCCCATCGGCGGGCTGATGCGGGACAGGCCACTGCCGCGCGCGCCTTGGGCGGACAGCGCGTGGCGCCAGCGCGACTTCGAGGTGGAGGTGCGGCGCGCGATTGCCGCCGGGCTCGACGGCTTCATCTACGAGCACCCGTACCGCGTCTCCTCGGACGTCCGGAACAACCAACTCACCACCATGCTCGCCGCGGCCGCGGCGGTGGACCCGGAGTTCCGCATCGTCCTCAGCCCGGACTTCCCCACCGAGGCCACCGGCACGACGGACGGACTGGTGACGACGATTGCCGGCGTGGCCAACCACCCCTCCGTCTTCAAGCTGAATGGCAGCATCGTCCTCGCCAGCTTCGCGCCCGAGCGCAAGCCGCTGTCCTTCTGGGCCACCCTCAAGGAGCGGCTCGCCGCGCAGGGCATCTCCATCACCTACTGGCCGCTGCTCTCGTACACGGGCGACACCACGAAGTACGCGGACTGGAATGACCTCGTCGCCGGCTACTCGACGTGGGGAGAGCGCACCGCCGCCTCGGCGGAGAACATGCGCCGCTGGAGCGTGGAGGCCCACCGGCGCGGGCGCTACTGGATGTCCCCCGTCGCCTTCGAGGACGTGCGGCACAAGCTCACCGACAGCGTGGACAGCAGTCGCGTCTACTGGGAGGCCCAGAACAGCCTCACGTTCCGCTCGCAATTCGAAAAGGCCATCGAGGGTGACGCCGACCAGGTGACGCTCCTCACGCTGACGGACTACACGGAGTCGTGGATGACGGCGTCGCAGGAGCGGGGCTACGTCATCATGGATTGGATTGCGTACTACACCACCTGGTTCAAGCTCGGCCGGCGGCCCACCCTCGTCCGCGACGCGCTCTACTACACGCATCGCGAGCACCGCACCGACGCGCCCTATGACACCACCCGGCAGACGGCGCGCGCCATGAAGCTGCGCGGCGGCACTGTCGCGTCCAACCAGGTGGAGCTGCTCGCCTTCCTCAAGGAGCCCGGCCAGCTCGTGATTACGCAGGGCAGCGACGTGAGGACGCTGGACGTGGCGAGCGCGGGCGTGACGCCCTTCTCGGTGCCGATGGTGCCGGGCACCACGCCCGTGTTCGAGCTGCGGCGCAACGGCGTGACGGTGCAGCGGATCCAGAGCGCGACGCCCATCCTCGCCCAGGTCGCATGGCAGGACATGATGTATCACGCGGGTGGCGGGCGCTCCTGCACACGCCCCTGA
- a CDS encoding phosphate ABC transporter substrate-binding protein, with protein sequence MPPSSLRPTRSYLRRSTVLAALLFLASCGEAARPTAALAYAGSGTISDTVLPELSRGFVASGGVPVDARFYVGSSAGMRMVLEGKADLAGLARAPKSTEKARNPYYVIFAYDALAVLVHPDNPVRGLTRAQVKAVFTGEVKNWREVGGHDGPVERVTVDLTGGSGTVDFFRESVMEGAGFGPGRVVAHPADVLRYVAGHRDAVTFLSLSQGTEGVRRLAVDGVEATPATVRTADYPLSRPLVLATRGVPEGALQSFLDYVMSPPGQALVARTFVPVRGER encoded by the coding sequence GTGCCCCCTTCCTCACTCCGGCCAACACGCTCGTACCTCCGGCGAAGCACCGTCCTCGCGGCGCTCCTCTTCCTCGCCTCGTGCGGGGAGGCCGCGCGCCCGACGGCGGCGCTGGCCTACGCGGGCTCCGGCACCATCAGCGACACCGTGCTTCCGGAGCTCAGCCGCGGCTTCGTGGCGTCCGGAGGCGTGCCGGTGGACGCTCGCTTCTACGTGGGCTCCAGCGCGGGGATGCGCATGGTGCTGGAGGGCAAGGCCGACCTGGCCGGGCTGGCGCGCGCGCCGAAGAGCACGGAGAAGGCCCGCAACCCGTACTACGTCATCTTCGCCTATGACGCGCTCGCGGTGCTCGTCCACCCGGACAACCCGGTGCGAGGCCTGACGCGCGCGCAGGTGAAGGCCGTCTTCACCGGCGAGGTGAAGAACTGGCGCGAGGTGGGCGGACACGACGGACCGGTGGAGCGCGTCACGGTGGACCTCACCGGCGGCTCTGGCACGGTGGACTTCTTCCGCGAGTCGGTGATGGAGGGCGCGGGCTTCGGCCCCGGTCGCGTCGTCGCCCACCCGGCGGACGTGCTGCGCTACGTGGCCGGGCACCGCGACGCGGTGACCTTCCTGTCCCTCTCGCAGGGGACGGAGGGCGTGCGCCGGCTCGCCGTGGACGGAGTGGAGGCCACGCCCGCCACGGTGCGCACCGCGGACTATCCCCTCTCGCGCCCGCTGGTGCTCGCCACGCGGGGCGTGCCCGAGGGCGCGCTCCAGTCCTTCCTCGACTACGTCATGTCCCCACCCGGCCAGGCGCTGGTGGCCAGGACTTTCGTCCCCGTTCGCGGGGAACGCTGA
- a CDS encoding YbdD/YjiX family protein, which produces MGPARLWLSRAWRRAVQTARLMIGVPDYDTYVEHMRRHHPDREVMSYARFFDERLHARYRGGGGRCC; this is translated from the coding sequence ATGGGCCCCGCACGGTTGTGGCTTTCCCGCGCCTGGCGCCGCGCGGTGCAGACGGCCCGGCTGATGATTGGCGTGCCCGACTACGACACGTACGTCGAGCACATGCGCCGGCACCACCCGGACCGCGAGGTCATGAGCTACGCCCGCTTCTTCGACGAGCGGCTCCACGCCCGCTACCGGGGCGGAGGCGGGCGCTGCTGCTGA
- a CDS encoding DoxX family protein has protein sequence MKLASLFPAPPSKTASVGLLLLRVVSGVAFMMHGWGKIQDPFNWMGPQAPTPGFLQALAALSEFGGGLAWVLGALVPLASFGIFCTMAFATFFHAVVRGDPFVSKGAGGSYEPALLYLVVAVVMLTVGPGLYSVDAWLRKRLARS, from the coding sequence ATGAAGCTCGCATCGCTCTTTCCAGCCCCCCCGTCGAAAACGGCCAGCGTCGGCCTGTTGCTGCTGCGCGTCGTCTCGGGCGTGGCGTTCATGATGCACGGCTGGGGCAAGATTCAGGACCCGTTCAACTGGATGGGCCCGCAGGCGCCCACGCCCGGCTTCCTCCAGGCGCTGGCCGCCCTCTCGGAGTTCGGCGGAGGACTGGCGTGGGTGCTCGGCGCGCTGGTGCCACTCGCCTCGTTCGGCATCTTCTGCACCATGGCCTTCGCCACGTTCTTCCACGCCGTGGTGCGCGGAGACCCGTTCGTCAGCAAGGGCGCTGGCGGCAGCTACGAGCCCGCGCTCCTGTACCTCGTCGTCGCCGTGGTGATGCTCACCGTCGGGCCCGGGCTGTACTCGGTGGACGCGTGGCTGCGGAAGCGGCTCGCGCGAAGCTGA
- a CDS encoding M23 family metallopeptidase, with protein MAPIRCAVGLLLLAWSAARAQSLPELPYRHESCSENGRVCLIIEQQDTESATLTLRTTATSELTVTLDAEVENVELSTPLPVTAVFEGSQTKTLVRLRRAKRGLAWRYKNVHYNWNWGTARARPDDSVLYLLPFEPNHAVRVIQGYDGAVSHTGAMRYALDFDLPEGSLVRAAREGVVADAIGTFKTAGTDASYREQDKANRVLVRHADGTFGYYGHLKPGGVFVREGQSVKAGQPLGISGNTGYSRGPHLHFEVRSAVDGKQWQTFPVRFTTQQGRGLTLEQDKSYSAAR; from the coding sequence GTGGCCCCGATTCGCTGTGCCGTGGGACTGCTGCTGCTGGCCTGGAGCGCCGCGCGGGCGCAGTCCCTGCCGGAATTGCCCTACCGCCACGAGTCGTGCTCGGAGAACGGACGGGTCTGCCTCATCATCGAGCAGCAGGACACCGAGAGCGCGACGCTCACCCTCCGGACCACGGCGACCTCCGAGCTCACGGTGACGCTCGACGCGGAGGTGGAGAACGTGGAGCTCTCGACGCCGCTGCCCGTCACCGCCGTGTTCGAGGGCTCGCAGACGAAGACGCTGGTGCGGCTGCGGCGCGCGAAGCGGGGGCTGGCCTGGCGGTACAAGAACGTCCACTACAACTGGAACTGGGGCACCGCCCGGGCGCGACCTGACGACTCCGTCCTCTACCTGCTGCCCTTCGAGCCCAACCACGCCGTGCGTGTGATTCAGGGGTACGACGGCGCCGTCAGCCACACGGGGGCCATGCGCTACGCGTTGGACTTCGACCTTCCGGAAGGCTCGTTGGTGCGCGCCGCGCGTGAGGGCGTCGTGGCGGATGCCATCGGCACCTTCAAGACGGCCGGCACCGACGCGAGCTACCGCGAGCAGGACAAGGCGAACCGGGTGCTGGTGCGCCACGCCGACGGGACGTTCGGCTACTACGGGCACCTCAAGCCGGGTGGAGTCTTCGTGCGGGAAGGCCAGTCCGTCAAAGCCGGGCAGCCGCTGGGCATCTCCGGCAACACCGGCTACTCACGCGGCCCGCACCTGCACTTCGAGGTGCGCTCGGCGGTGGACGGCAAGCAATGGCAGACATTCCCCGTCCGCTTCACCACCCAGCAGGGCCGGGGCCTCACGCTGGAGCAGGACAAGTCCTACTCCGCCGCGCGCTGA
- a CDS encoding golvesin C-terminal-like domain-containing protein, whose protein sequence is MRSVLRSTLTTLLMGVALAQGAAYAEPSQESLRASEPERSGTVRWTEDLATGEGSSDLVHTRDGLLYEPNAVMRRREGLLRLTGLYTFPARRLAEPVDTVRPVLQSNAFPGMDVEVDVRVRLASGAWSEWSTSSAGEAVALPRAGTEVQVRLALVADEHGRGPVVRDVTLEGSRVGGTSQAELQTLVPLTYRIYATREGLVGGTTANGHVIKSNDRFVALPSRRALASNGGSEYQVKVCYSKTAKCTTTSVWDVGPWNTKDDYWNPSSVREMWKTLPQGKPEAQAAYQDGYNGGLDQFGRRPANPAGIDIADGSFWTDLGMSNNDWVDVTYLWTSGGGSSTGLVIDSNNANNDTAQGYIQVSANWAEGTSAGYYGSGYFYASTQAISDPAVFFFYLPAAATKTIDAWWVAGTNRSTTAPFIITNASGTNLATVSVNQQVNGAQWNTLGTWSFPAGWNKVQLSRWTTAGSVVMADAIRVR, encoded by the coding sequence ATGCGCTCGGTGTTGCGGTCGACGTTGACGACGTTGCTGATGGGAGTCGCGCTGGCGCAGGGCGCCGCGTACGCGGAGCCGTCCCAGGAGTCCCTCCGCGCCTCCGAGCCCGAGCGCTCGGGCACGGTGCGCTGGACGGAGGACCTCGCCACGGGTGAGGGCTCCAGCGACCTCGTCCACACGCGGGATGGACTGCTCTACGAGCCCAACGCCGTCATGCGCCGCCGCGAGGGCCTGCTGCGCCTCACCGGCCTCTACACCTTCCCCGCGCGCAGGCTGGCAGAGCCGGTGGACACCGTCCGCCCCGTCCTCCAGTCCAACGCCTTCCCCGGCATGGACGTCGAAGTCGACGTCCGCGTGCGGCTCGCCAGCGGCGCCTGGAGCGAGTGGAGCACCTCCAGCGCGGGCGAGGCCGTAGCCCTGCCCCGCGCCGGAACGGAAGTCCAGGTGCGGCTGGCGCTCGTGGCGGACGAGCATGGCCGGGGCCCCGTGGTGCGCGACGTGACGCTGGAGGGCTCGCGGGTGGGCGGCACCTCGCAGGCGGAATTGCAGACGCTCGTCCCGCTGACGTACCGCATCTACGCCACGCGCGAGGGCCTGGTGGGCGGCACCACCGCCAACGGCCATGTCATCAAGAGCAATGACCGCTTCGTCGCGCTGCCCTCGCGCCGCGCGCTCGCGTCCAACGGCGGCTCCGAGTACCAGGTGAAGGTCTGCTACTCGAAGACGGCGAAGTGCACCACGACGTCCGTCTGGGACGTGGGCCCGTGGAACACGAAGGACGACTACTGGAACCCCTCCAGCGTCCGCGAGATGTGGAAGACGCTGCCGCAGGGCAAGCCCGAGGCGCAGGCCGCGTACCAGGACGGCTACAACGGCGGGCTGGACCAGTTCGGCCGCCGCCCCGCCAACCCCGCCGGCATCGACATCGCGGACGGCTCGTTCTGGACGGACCTGGGGATGAGCAACAACGACTGGGTGGACGTCACGTACCTGTGGACGTCGGGCGGCGGCTCGTCGACGGGGCTCGTCATCGACAGCAACAACGCCAACAACGACACCGCGCAGGGCTACATCCAGGTGTCCGCCAATTGGGCCGAGGGCACCAGCGCCGGCTACTACGGCAGCGGCTACTTCTACGCCTCCACGCAGGCCATCTCCGACCCGGCGGTGTTCTTCTTCTACCTGCCGGCGGCGGCCACCAAGACGATTGATGCGTGGTGGGTGGCGGGCACCAACCGCTCCACGACGGCGCCCTTCATCATCACCAACGCCTCGGGCACCAACCTGGCCACCGTGTCCGTCAACCAGCAGGTCAACGGCGCCCAGTGGAACACGCTCGGCACCTGGAGCTTCCCGGCGGGCTGGAACAAGGTGCAGCTCAGCCGCTGGACGACGGCGGGCTCCGTCGTCATGGCCGACGCCATCCGCGTCCGGTAG
- a CDS encoding VTT domain-containing protein, which yields MMELLQKLLHLIRDPGPLIEWAGYPGLFLIIFLETGALIFFLPGDSLLVTAGLYAAKGDLNIWLLNALLIPAAIIGDAVSYQIGKRGGAALFNKPDSRLFKPEYLQRAHEFYEKHGGKAIIIARFMPLVRTFVPIVAGAAKMPYRRFATYNIVGGAAWILSMSFTGYVLGNIIPNIDKHIEKVIILVVLVSLSPGLWEYAKAKLAARRAGRAPSA from the coding sequence ATGATGGAATTGCTCCAGAAGCTCCTCCACCTCATCCGCGACCCCGGCCCCCTGATTGAGTGGGCCGGCTATCCGGGCCTCTTCCTCATCATCTTCCTGGAGACGGGCGCGCTCATCTTCTTCCTGCCGGGAGACTCGCTGCTCGTCACCGCGGGCCTGTACGCGGCGAAGGGGGACCTCAACATCTGGTTGCTCAATGCGCTGCTCATCCCCGCGGCCATCATCGGCGACGCGGTGAGCTACCAGATTGGCAAGCGGGGTGGCGCGGCGCTCTTCAACAAGCCGGACTCGCGCCTGTTCAAGCCGGAGTACCTCCAGCGCGCGCACGAGTTCTACGAGAAGCACGGTGGCAAGGCCATCATCATTGCCCGCTTCATGCCGCTGGTGCGCACGTTCGTCCCCATCGTGGCCGGCGCCGCGAAGATGCCCTACCGCCGCTTCGCCACGTACAACATCGTGGGCGGCGCGGCGTGGATTCTGTCCATGTCCTTCACGGGCTACGTGCTCGGCAACATCATCCCCAACATCGACAAGCACATCGAGAAGGTCATCATCCTCGTGGTGCTCGTGTCGCTGTCGCCCGGCCTCTGGGAGTACGCGAAGGCGAAGCTGGCCGCCCGCCGCGCCGGCCGCGCGCCCAGCGCCTGA
- a CDS encoding heparan-alpha-glucosaminide N-acetyltransferase domain-containing protein — protein MSFDATSDVAPAVTRSAGSRLLSVDAMRGTVMLLVFLSHFADGYLYRLGGDAERLRERLNLLTRMASPGFMLISGLMLGLLYARSPERFGAVASKLQRRGLFLLTVGHVLIVPTCRFWADEPWYLLRVLPVTDTIGLALLVGPSLVTRLGGRARAALGVALFGVSWLVSLVWWPHSMVAETLKEALFGQQHLNVLVSSFPTIPWLGFYLVGSLFGEWLGTWGRADVVGVARRFQWVGVGMGAVGVLLSLAHFWLRRMGGDLWVGGAAEALSELTSYAQKYPPGPTYLALHGGAVLSGLGLMMRAEQRGWLLPYMRWAGLIGRHSLFAFLLQFYVYFLGIYSLRLPYTHLWPLVFLATVGLQWGLLWAWDVREARTRVRPGVAASGL, from the coding sequence ATGAGTTTCGATGCGACGTCGGATGTCGCGCCCGCGGTGACGCGGAGCGCGGGCAGTCGGTTGCTGTCGGTGGATGCCATGCGGGGCACGGTGATGCTGCTCGTGTTCCTCTCGCACTTCGCGGATGGATACCTCTACCGCCTGGGAGGCGACGCGGAGCGGCTGCGGGAGCGGCTGAACCTCCTCACGCGGATGGCCTCGCCGGGCTTCATGCTCATCAGCGGGTTGATGCTCGGGCTGCTGTATGCACGCAGCCCCGAGCGCTTCGGCGCCGTGGCGAGCAAGCTCCAGCGCCGGGGCCTCTTCCTGCTCACGGTGGGCCACGTCCTCATCGTGCCCACCTGCCGCTTCTGGGCGGACGAGCCCTGGTACCTGCTGCGCGTGCTGCCGGTGACGGACACCATCGGCCTGGCGCTGCTGGTGGGGCCGTCCCTGGTGACGCGGCTGGGAGGCCGGGCGCGCGCGGCGCTGGGCGTGGCGCTGTTCGGCGTGAGCTGGCTGGTCAGTCTCGTGTGGTGGCCGCACTCGATGGTGGCGGAGACGCTCAAGGAGGCCCTCTTCGGGCAGCAGCACCTCAACGTGCTCGTCTCCAGCTTCCCGACGATTCCGTGGCTGGGCTTCTACCTCGTCGGCAGCCTCTTCGGAGAGTGGCTGGGGACGTGGGGCCGCGCGGACGTGGTGGGCGTGGCCCGGCGCTTCCAGTGGGTGGGCGTGGGGATGGGTGCCGTCGGCGTGCTGCTGTCCCTGGCCCACTTCTGGCTGCGGCGCATGGGCGGCGACCTCTGGGTGGGGGGCGCGGCCGAGGCGCTGTCCGAGCTCACCTCCTACGCGCAGAAGTACCCGCCCGGCCCCACGTACCTCGCCCTGCATGGCGGGGCCGTGCTCTCCGGGCTGGGGCTGATGATGCGCGCCGAGCAGCGCGGCTGGCTGCTGCCCTACATGCGCTGGGCGGGGCTCATCGGGAGGCACTCCCTCTTCGCCTTCCTGCTCCAGTTCTACGTGTACTTCCTGGGCATCTACTCGCTGCGCCTGCCCTATACGCACCTGTGGCCGCTGGTGTTCCTGGCCACCGTGGGTCTCCAGTGGGGCCTGCTGTGGGCCTGGGACGTACGTGAAGCCCGGACCCGGGTGCGCCCGGGGGTCGCCGCCAGCGGACTGTAG